The Nicotiana sylvestris chromosome 6, ASM39365v2, whole genome shotgun sequence genomic sequence tcatccgccatcgaatatgatattttgggttcatctgccctcgaataggatattttgggttcatccaccctcgaataggatattttgggttcatccgccctcgaataggatattttgggttcatccgccctcgaataggatattttgggttcgtccgccctcgaataggatattttgggttcatccgccctcgaataggatattttgggttcatccgccctcgaataggatattttgggttcatccgccctcgaataggatattttgggttcatccgcccttgaataggatattttgggttcatccgccctcgaataggatactttgggttcatccgccctcgaataggatactttgggttcatccgccctcgaataggatactttgggttcatccgccctcgaataggatactttgggttcatccgccctcgaataggatattttgggttcatccgccctcgaataggatactttgggttcatccgccctcgaataggatattttgggttcatccgccctcgaatagggtattttgggtttatccgccctcgaataggatattttgggttcgtccgccctcgaataggatattttgggttcgtccgccctcgaataggatattttgggttcgtccgccctcgaacaggatatgatgggtttgtcctgccctcgaataggatattgaattaatccttcctcaaaaggacatttaatttatttcgacccgagtggtccttcttgtataaacattgccaaaatatatattttcatgtctttacaaattaggcgcccacctgtataacaagggaatacatttcatgtctttaccattagacgcccacatgtataacaagggaatacattttatgtctttaccaattaggcgctcacctgtataacaagggaatacatttcatgtctttacaaattaggtgcccacctgtataacaagcgaatacatttcatgtctttacaaattaggcgcccacctgtataacaagggaatacatttcatgtctttacaaattaggcgcccacctgtataaaaGGGAATACATCTTTGTTTTtacaaattaggcgcccacctatataacaagataatacatttcatgtctttacaaattaggcgcccacctgtataacaagggaaaacatctttgttttttcatttcatgtcctaggcgcccaccagtataatgcgggaatacatttctgtttttcatttcatgtcctaggtcgcccacaagtataatgcgggcatacatttctgttttcatttcatgtcctaggcgcccaccagtataatgcgggaatttatttctgtttttcatttcatgtcctaggtcgcccaccagtataatgcggacatacatttctgttttcatttcatgtcctaggcgcccaccagtataatgcgggaatacatttctgtttttcatttcatgtcctaggtcgcccaccagtatagtgcgggcatacatttctgtttttcatttcatgtcctatgtcgcccaccagtataatgcgggcatacatttctgttttcatttcatgtccaaggctcccaccagtataacgcgggaatacatttctgtttttcatttcatgtcctaggtcgcccaccagtataatgcgggcatacatttctgtttttatttcatgttctaggtcgcccaccagtataatgcaggtatacatttctgttttcatttcatgtcctaggcgcccaccagtataatgcgggaatacatttttgtttttcatttcatgtcctaggtcgcccaccagtataatgcgggcatacatttctgtttttcatttcatgtcgtaggcgcccaccagtataatgcgggaatacatttctgttttttatttcatgtcctaggtcgcccaccagtataatgcgggaatacatttctgtttttcatttcatgtcctaggtcgcccaccagtataatgcgggcatacatttctgtttttcatttcatgtcctaggtcgcccaccagtataatgcgggcatacatttctgttttcatttcatgtcctaggcgcccactagtataatgcgggaatacatttctgtttttcatttcatgtcctaggtctcccaccagtataatgcgggcatacatttctgttttcatttcatgttctaggtcgcccaccagtataatgcgggtatacatttctgttttcatttcatgtcctaggcgcccaccagtataatgagggaatacatttctgttttttcatttcatgtcctaggtcgcccaccagtataatgcgggcatacatttctgtttttatttcatgtcctaggcgcccactagtataatgcgggaatacatttctgtttttcatttcatgtcctaggtcgcccaccagtataatgcgggcatacatttctgttttcatttcatgtcctaggcgcccaccagtataatgcgggaatacatttctgtttttcatttcatgtcctaggtcgcccaccagtataatgcgggcatacatttctgttttcatttcatgtcctaggcgcccaccagtataatgtgggaatacatttctgtttttcatttcatgtcctaggtcgcccaccagtataatgcgggcatacatttctattttcatttcatgttctaggtcgcccaccagtataatgcgggtatacatttctgttttcatttcatgtcctaggcgcccaccagtataatgcgggaatacattatttatttatttcatgtcctaggtcgcccaccagtataatgagggcatacatttctgtttttcatttcatatcctaggcgcccaccagtataacgagggaatacatttcatatttttgcattcaggcgcccacctgtataacgagaggaatacttttcagtcttatacttcaggtctggaaatcagtaacccaccggaaggcaaaAGGTTACCACAAAAATCCCCggcataacaaattttgatgaagagagtcgtatccccagaggaaccaccgaaaagcttaatgaaggaagccatatccccagtagaccgagcaaaatgatgaaaactggtattcagaaaagcaaaaggccagtgtcacccccaagttctcggaagaaaagcaccgaaagaaacacaagccgacaagaaagcaaggcatcaagaacaaatggaagatagatgtgATCTTGTAATCCGCagtctagcctaacttcttgatttttcttttaagcacggtgtaataaggagatcagtaAGTAGTAATAACAACATGCAGCAATAgtaacagcagtaacattgcagtcccatggtagtcccagctaccaaaacttcccgaactacattgacctgattcctgtttagcccaggatatgtaggaaacctctgaagcaaaggttcggtaaaatctttcaaaaaaaaatgcttcacacggattactcggatgggcaaaaatcactcactttatctttgcacgaaaacccttcctGTCTTCgggctgtaagcacgtgattattgccctatgaaagaattactcccaaaaaattcaaaataaaacgatttttccttggtgtgcaatttttgaatttttgtggtatttttgtataattatttgtatttttgtctgtgcatgtttatttgtttaaattaataaaaatataaaatatgtcgcattttcatttagtatttatttaagtttgttttacaaaaatgagaaaatcataaaaaaataatgtacgttgcatttttagcatttaacgtctaaattgtgtgattttaacgttaattgctatttaaatgtgcgataatagttatttggaattaattagtatttttgataagttaatttagtttataacttaatttagaattttagttttattaattagaaagtagaagaaaatagagcaaaaaatataaagaaaatcggaattgggcctcttctccaaatttcaaaccacaggcccaaaaaataccaaccttccccatgacccggtccatttcaagacgggtcgacccggtccgccccataataAACTATCCGCACAactccttttcttcattttctcattttttcatttccctaacctaaaaaaccctaaccatccgcccccccttcctcatcttcttcttctccaaaaaacaccccaagctcccctcccatggcttccctcGTTGTTCCTGCTCTCCTCACACATCATCCACCAGCAGTCCACCATCGTCCTCCAACACCCACGAAGCCCACGCCATGAACGACCTCCCTTTCAGCTTTATCTTCTCCAACACCCTCGAAGCTCGGCCATGGACGACGTGAAGCAGCTTCCATGGCTGccccatcttcatcttcttcgtcttcacCTTATTTGTCGTCGTCACGTTGCCGGAAAACCTTCGTCGAAACCCAGCTCCACCCCGACGCTGCTGCTTCTCTTCCTTCTGCCATGGTCGcgtctccttcttcttctccatcgCTGCGGCTGCGTTGCTGCTTTCTTCTTTGTCCAACCTAGTCGACACTGCCCAGTCGACTTCCAGCTGCCTCGACGAGCTTCTGCTTCAGCCAAGCTCCAATGTTCAGtagtagcagctgctactgcttcactgCTGCATGGCTGCGTCTTCTGCTTCACGTCCAGCTGACCTTCAGTTACTTCTTATTCGGATCGTCTTCgtcgtcgagttattttggtgcgatatttgtttccaggcagatttgttttcgttcgagttcatcatcgttccgatccggttagttggtttaagtttcatttttgtccgtaatttgtttgatattttcggatctaacattagatatgttcgatattaatttcatgcttatcgttttgttattttcttcagtttgtttcatttttctttgtttatttttgtagaaattgctagtttaattataatattgttagatttaaattgaagtttaattaattttttttccagtttgttttattaatttaaaaggatttagttttaatatagaaaagtgttagtttaaatcatttgaatctgtcgtgtttgttgtttaatataggtttaattcgtgttcattttgtttgaagttcgtttttaattcagtgatttaatgtgagtttatgttttggtttttaattttttgatttagtttgaatcatgtatctttgttgtattttgttggatttaatttgaagatcaattgattatttgagtttagtgatttgaatctgtttatttattttgtttaagtttaatttgaatttgagctcatgatttgaatatacttatttgttattgttgttgaatctgaaagtagatttgttgtttaaagattgttcaatcaaaataattctagttgtttctttgttgttcatcatatagtttgagtttgttcataaaatcttattaggaattggttatagctgctatattttggttagaattgattagctgaacttgttatagctgacggggtagattggtaaattacagTGTTTTCAGGGTCAAAAGGGTAATTTCTGTAAGGTCAGAGggttatttttggaattaaaattttgaacaattatttattttgagtgctctgtccattaagattaaaataatattaaaataatcaataatggggggacaagacataatggtggggaataatgtacttgtttaatcaaaaatggggaacaagacatagtgggattgcggggctcaagaagagttgtttaaataaataataattgtattttttatgtagtagtgggtttggtaagagaaagtgattgttttattaattgattaaagggttgaggATGAGAGATAAATAAGatagacttgatcagattttaggaGGACAGAAAGAAGATAGagtgagagagagaaaaaaaaggggagctgaatatttaagagagagaaaaattccgaaaatattaagacttccaaaaaatacaaataaaagcattctggaaattaaaagagagagtagtatacacctgatatacaatttaaatattctgagatacggattcagaaattaagggttgaacattaattagtctttcaaatctgaaaagattcccttggcttctgtccgttgattgttgtcagtgtttctggatttttatcttgattttaaaatctgtcactggtttctcgttgctggttgttactggttgctgggtgttgttgttgttgtatgctactgaatttctgctgatctcccttttcttttgcttccaatatcaggtacacaactgacacgctggttattgtaaactgaaacatgaagcatgaatacgaaaatgaagagttgaagttctaaatttattttaattatattctgaattttatttgtatatatgaattatttagcttactctaatcagaatcatgtagctgtttaatatatatagtggaacatctgacgatagcttaacggacgaactatctatatattgactaaaaaataaataaatggtgtagtaactccgtctagttaattcgttattgttggatgattaccatgtctcaaaaagTACGTTAGTTCATCAAACGAATAAATCATTTCGGAACttataggaatattgtttagttaaatactataggttaatttcagcatgtaaatggtctagaattaaaattagattgctaagttttttttaatttgacaaactgtaaacatgcctagtataatgtaactaggtagtaacatgtgaataagatgacctaggtctagttttatgccatacacgttgggcctgggcccgcattgacaacagactgtcctgtttgcatcattttcagattttatgaatcatattcgaaacccaactataacaactcaagcatgtaaataaattaagacattttctctttaattttgtagagacaaatttaatagagaaaaatgtaggcattttaggattgtcctttaaaaataaatgagatgagcctcgcccaataaaacgcaccaattgcggggccctcggtaaatatttgttttaaaattgcttagacttcgggatggaccgtttagcaaaatttcacggtcttacccagaaacaataatacgctaatcgctttaggcacgcattttaataatcttaccttcttaaactcgggtgtgcatttcatgcgacccaaatccaaatcccaaaacattgaataaaaatatgttccggattgcaggtgcatttcatgtgacgcaatccaaggacatgttttttaaacgatgttcacattcctttaaaaatataataaaagcggtaaagagttaaaatttgcacatgagctcataattgtataaaatcatataaacaagccgaatatgacagttgagcgaccgtgctagaaccacggaactcgggaatgcctaacaccttctcccgggttaacagaattccttatccggatttctggttcgcagactgtaatacagagtcattcttttcctcgattcaggattaaaattggtgacttgggacaccctaaatatcccaaatggcgactctgaataaataaatacatcccgttttgattgtcctttaattggaaaaaactccttcacccctcgcggggacggaaaaaggaggtgtgacaggaggTACTGGCACCGGCGCTACGTCATACACCGCGAACATTTCCTTTGCTGCATGCTGCTCCCTGTAAATGGTTTTTATCcaatcctttgtcgggaatttcatcatttgatggagggtggatggtactgctctcatgcagtgtatcaacggccttccgagcaaggcgttgtatctcatgtctccatcgatgacatggaatttagcATTCTGGGTCGTGCCGGCAACATTGACTGGGAgagtgatttctcctttcgttgtttcacttgccatgttgaatccattgaggactcgagtggcaggcacgatttggtcaagcagtccgagctgctctaccaccctcgacctgataatgttggccgagctacctggatccacgagtacacgttttatttgaaacgaatttacaaggaaagagattaccagtgcgttaTTTtggggttgagacaaggtctcggtctcctcttcgctgaatgtgaagGCATCCTCGGGTATATACCCTCGGGTTcacttttctctagtgatggatatttttgtctttctcatcacgggttcctgCGGGGTATCGATGCCTCCTAAATTCATATGGATGAcgtgttgtggctcatttgtttcgttctttctggccgcctctctttcttggaactgatttttggcaTGGTCGCTTaagaattctcggaggtgacctttattGAGCAGTCTGGCTACTTCctctcggagttggtggcaatcctcggttcTGTGGCCGTGCATGTTATGAAATTCACACAccaagttatgattcctttgtgaaggatccgattgtataAGTCTGGGCCACCTGacatctctgattttactgatggcgaacacgatgtctgacacatcgacgttgaagttgtactctgataagCAAGGTGCCTCCGTTGGCCTCGCGTTCCTATCAAACTCGACTCTGTTGGTggtccccgaggattctgtcctcggtctatccttcgatcgttACGAGGTAGGTTGCGCCTTGGGGCATTCCGTCTATCTTCAGTATATGGTTgatatctttatttgtttggctttggctccttcgccaaGAGCCTGCTTAGGTATACTACGCCCGatggggctcccaactggtcatcctcgaccctgatttttgactggtatcggttgtggatgttcgaccaggtcacggcgggatattcgaCCAGGTTCTCTTTCAGctgctttgaagccaccgagcttcgttcattcagaccttgagtgaaggcttgcaCCACCCAGTCATCAGAGACCGGCGGTAGTTCCATTCGCTCCGTTTGGAGGCGAGATACAAACTCTCGCAAcatttcgttctccctttgcttgatcttgaacacgtcagatttccttgttgctactttgatggcaccagcatgtgcctttatgaaggagtctgccatCATGGAAAATGAGtttatggagttgggagctaggttgtgataccacatcgtggcccccttcgagagtgtttccctgaacttcttcagtaagacggactcgatctcatcgtcctttatgtcgttgcccttcactgcgcaagtgtaagcagcaatgtgctcattggggtctgaggtcccattgtattttgggagttctggcattctgaacttctttgggatgggtttcggggccgcttcctctgggaacgacctttgtatgaacttcttcgaatccacaacTTTCAGGACCGAGGGCGCTcctggaatttggtcgaccctagagttgtaagtctcgacctttttgtcgttggcttctatcattttctcgcccgatttgatccttctggtgaggtcctcgagcatttttacgatggcggGATCGGTCATCGATCCGTTATTGGTCGATCTTTCCAGTGCCTGTTCGGCCgggggagctgtccccggtgTTACTGTactaggagttttctggtgactttgcagctgagcaatagccagctgttgtgcctgtaacatttcaaaaataacatgaaggctaacctctcgttcttccctagttggggttttctgagcaTCTTGTTGATccccttggtgcacgctcctgtcAGTGTGGGAGCTTAAGTCGATGCATTGGGCGTCGCATGAGACCGCGTCCATGGGGACTGGTTCTGGtgcattcccagggttttgtgATGGCACTCCAATgcctggaacatccacaccattttccccgtggtcctcaagattgttgttttcacctccattTACCGAGTTAGACATTTCGATGTGAAATCGATGATCTTGGACAAGAagaagcgtgaaagataacttacgttatgtagtaaaaccagcaagaaaataattactattatttttagccccacggtgggtgccaaactgtttaccgtgaaaatgataataacaattaaatttgattatggactctaaaaatacgtgatctatctTTATGCtggttgttaagcagttgatgttaTGTATGCGAGATTTAGAATCGAAATAAGAGCAAGGAACGAAGTGATAACCAAACCAATGGGCCAATTATAGGGgtctcgagcttgtcgattcggggcctcgaggtcgattccggagctcaGCTGGGAGCTATCAGGGGGGTCGAGgtatgactaacagttataataaaattaatggGGGCTCTTTATGGCCAGTGATAAggaataaatgatgaacaattatgaagataataaaggaaagcaataatatcaagaggatgtgttagagagcaaatagaatgttcttgtatatttcgtgtggagcaattGGAGCAACAACTACCTACAaagtgacaaggatcccctttatataggagggaaatcccATCGTAGTATAACAatcattaattacaaagatacggagatgtgacaactagatgacaccctgattcggTTCTTAGagtagtccactaggctctgtcagtcctagccgtcGCTTAGGGAGCTTCCCATTTCTATCATTACCGAGGCCGTTGTTATCCTGAGTTCGAGTGTCGACGACCCTCGAGGGAGGGTACTCGATCCgtggtctcgagccttcgaggtgatcttccAAGATGCCTTAACAACGAGAAATTGGCCCCTCCGATTTCGTCGTATACACATTCATTCTTTGTTGCGATCTTAACCTTGGATTGATGACAATCAATCATCCAAAAACTACTTTTAACTTGTTATATGTTCTTTAAAATCTTTAGCAAAAATTAAGTAATTGTTGGACATAAAAAACAATAAAGAAAACGAGGTTCATTTTGTGGAAGTTCTTCGATAAAGAACAGGATCATGCATCAGGATTTTCTTTTATGAAGAACAAGATCATGCATTGATATTTTCGTTTGCAAGTCAAAGATGCAAGGAAATGGGGTGGCAGGGTATACTGTAATCAGGGATGGAGCTAGAGGCGAATTACTAATACGTGATATCTATCACGCTATCCTAGAATTAAAGCAAATAAATTTATTCATTTTCATAAAATTCGTGGTTAATACGATTGAAAAATTCTGAGGCTGAGAATAAAGTTAACGTGCCCTTGGAGACAAGGCAGCTGTGTGAATTTGGATTTCGTGGTCCTTTTTTTTCATTGCATCGTTCTCATAGAAGCAGACAAATTTGGGGGAATGCATAACTCAAATGTTGAGTTGGAAAATCTTATGGATTTGGATCTTCCTCTTTAGGAACGTGACGTCTTAgtaaatgttttattattattattattattattactattattattattattattattattattattattattattccaatTTTTCTTTCCTTGTTACGGTGAGAAAGAATGAATTCCGTTGcactttaattttaaaattatggtTCAATATTTAATATTTGTTCGGAACTGAGAGATCATAATTGTCTGGAAATCACACTCAATAATTGTCTGGAAAGCGAATGGTTTGAACTTTTGACCCCTGCCCCTATGGGCTATGAGCATACCTTCAAATTCAAAAGTCAAGAGTTTTGCTCGAAGAACAAAATAAGTTAATTTAAAAGTTTACCTATGAGTCATGCGGAGAATCCAATGTCATTCATGTAATCCAGTTGTTGTTGTTTCAGATCATTGTTTTAAAAGGCGTTCATGGGACGGGCCCTGGGGCGAAGCGTACCAAAAACGCCCCGGGGCGATGGTGGGGGGCGAAAATCCCGTAAGGCGTACGCCCGGGCGAGTTTTTTGATTGAGGCGTAAGCCCAAGAGATATCTTTTTAAAAAggaattaaaaatattaaattttaaagTAAACTTTTTAATATTGCTAAAAGCCCTAAATTAGAACTCTGTCACAATTCGTTCCGCTAGTCTGCCTCTACCAAGAGCAACGATTTATCACTTTTTTTGGCAACAGAAAACTTCATTCTTCTCGGTAAGTCAAATTCAACAGGTTTGTTCTTTCCTCCACgtaaaaactttattattttgaaCTCATTACTTTCCTCTCTTTTTATATTTCACTGTTAGTTTGTAAATATGTATGTAATTAGTTTTTTAAGTTCAGTGCTTCTCTTACTCTTTTTCAAAATATAATATGGGATTATATGTATGCGTGCTTTTATATATATTGATTAGATTTATATATAATTTCACTTATTTATTTGGGATTTATAATTTCATTAGATAATATGAGATTTCACTTATATATAATTATTTGGGATTTATATGTAATTTCACTTTATTTGGGGCTTCTATATAATTTTATTAGATAATATGGGATTAATTATATATTTCACTTATTTAtagtttttttccaaaattttatgctattttacctatttaataaactatattattttataaaatattaaaaattgaaTACAATGGGGCTTACGCGCCGCTAAAGCATATGCAAAATGCCTCGTCTTACGCCCGCGCCTTTTAAAACACTGTTTCAGATGACCTATTGGCCTTTGCCACCAGAGGCTTCGCTTCTCCTCGGGCTACAATTACGTACCGGCATAGTAGCATTTACAGGTAAACATTTATTACACAGAAAAGCACTTTTGATTAAGCGTTTAAAGCATGAAATTTTTTAGTTGACTCATCATAATTCATATGCATGCGCATCACGGGAGAGATATATATAAGGCATCCTTCATAATTTCATGATTAACGGGCTTATGAATTAGAACGAATCATCTGGAATAATGAATTTTAACCAATTGATTTAATGGAGCTGACAGCGGAAGTGCCTATACATATATCTGGACCCACAAGTAGGGTGGTAAAATGGttcaaagaaaacagttaaccacccatattatccactaaaaatgggttggataatgaactttttaaaaacgggtcaaatatggataaaaaccatattatccatttagaaaatggataaccaatgagtctaacttttacatttgtgaagcctcaaattgggggttcctcaagttaggtaggctaagaattctcccaaaagtgatcatatacaaTAAGTCATGCATAATATGGATAGCccattatccgccggttaacctattttttttatccgtattaaatatgggtcaaGTCGAATAATTAATCCGTTTTTTCATTATCCATTTTGATCCGAACTATATCCGACCCGACTCGATCTGCCCGTTTGTCACTCCTACCCACAAGCCATAAAATCTTGTCATAGACAAATAAGATGGTTATACGACCGAAGCCTAAACTTAGAATCCTCCACCAGCCATCATTAAGGCTTGTAATAAGTCATGTGTTATCCGTTTGAATGTCAGATTTATGTTGGGTAGATACTTTGTTGTCAAATTAAAGACCCTAATTGACCCATGACTTATATAAGTCGTTTGCCCAAACTTCTAAAactagcttattttgagaagtgctttttttaaaaatatctttttttaaagtatttttggtgagaaATAGTTTGTATTTGGCTAATTAATTAGAAAAACACTTTTAAGCAGTAATTGTTGTTTAaccaagcttttgaaaactgcttctaagtgtatttttctcaaaaatgcttctcagaaaagtgtttttggagagaagctatttttttctacttctcctcaaaaacactttttttcctaccaaaaacttggccaaacacctcaatttttggccaaaagagtatatttttctcaaaaatgcttttcagaaaagtgcttttggagagaagctacttttttctacttctcctcaaaaataatttttttcctactaaaaacttggccaaacacctcaatttttggtcaaaaatactgccaaaaaagcacttttggcccaaagaaaaaacttggccaaacaaactattatttttagaGCTTTTAACGTTCTAGAGTATTGTCAATTAGTCAAATCTCAAGGA encodes the following:
- the LOC138871428 gene encoding uncharacterized protein produces the protein MASETTKGEITLPVNVAGTTQNAKFHVIDGDMRYNALLGRPLIHCMRAVPSTLHQMMKFPTKDWIKTIYREQHAAKEMFAVYDVAPVPVPPVTPPFSVPARGEGVFSN